Genomic window (Streptomyces cadmiisoli):
AACACGGCGTGCCCGGCCTCCAGGCCGAGACGCTCGGTGAGGACCTTGACGTTCTCCTCGGTGAGGAACTTCGCGATCGGGCCCGACAGCGAACCGTCCTCGGCGACCCGGACCCAGGCCAGGCCCTTCGCGCCCTGCGAGACGGCGAAGTCGCCGAGCTGGTCGAAGAACTTGCGGGGCTGGTCCTGGACGGCCGGCACGGCCAGCGCGCGCACGTGCTTGCCCGCGAACGCCTTGAAGTCGGAGCCCTCGAAGACGTCGGTGATGTCCACCAGCTCCAGCTGGGCCCGCAGGTCCGGCTTGTCGGAGCCGTACTTCAGCATCGCCTCGCGGAACGGGATCCGCGGGAACGGGGACGTCACGTGGCGGCCGTTGCCGAACTCCTCGAACAGCTCGGTCATCAGCTGCTCGATCGGCTGGAAGACGTCCTCCTGCTCGACGAAGCTCATCTCGACGTCGAGCTGGTAGAACTCGCCCGGCGAGCGGTCCGCGCGCGCGTCCTCGTCGCGGAAGCAGGGCGCGATCTGGAAGTAGCGGTCGAAGCCGGAGATCATCAGCAGCTGCTTGAACTGCTGCGGGGCCTGCGGCAGCGCGTAGAACTTGCCCGGGTTCAGACGGGACGGGACCACGAAGTCCCGGGCGCCCTCGGGGGAGGTCGCCGACAGGATCGGGGTCGCCATCTCGTTGAAGCCCAGCGCCGTCATCTTGTGCCGGATCGCCGAGATGACCGCCGTGCGCAGCATGATGTTGCGGTGCATGCGCTCGCGGCGCAGGTCCAGGAAGCGGTACTCCAGGCGCCGCTCCTCGTTGACCCCGTCCTCGGCGTTGATCGTGAACGGCAGCGGCTGGGCGGCGCCGAGCAGCTCGACCTCGCCCACCTCGACCTCGACCTCACCGGTCGGCAGCTCCGGGTTGACGTTCTCGGCGCCACGGGAGACGACCTTGCCGTCGACCCGGACCGTGGACTCCTTGGTGACCTTGTCCAGGGCCTCGTAGGCGGGCGTGCCGGGGCGGGCGACGAGCTGCGTGATGCCGTAGTGGTCGCGCAGATCGATGAAGAGGATGCCGCCCAGGTCGCGCCGATTGTGCAGCCAGCCACTCAGCCGGACGTCGGTGCCGACGTCAGAGGCGCGGAGCTCGCCGCAGGTGTGGGACCTGTACCGATGCATCGTCGTTCATCCAGTCTTCGCGGATCGGGGCCTGTTTCACGTGAAACTTGATCCCAGGGTACCGGCCGACCGGGACGCCATCCCCACCATTTGGGCCCACCCGGCATCGGTGGCACCGTTCGATCACCTCTTCTTAGAGTGGGGCAATGCGCACTGGTGAGCCCCTGCCCGCCGTGGAGGACGTTCTGACGTCCCTCGCGACCGGCGTGTGGCACTGGGACAGTGTGGCCAAGCAGATCACCGTGGACGCCGAGGCGGGCCGACTGCTGGGCCTGCCCGCGGAGCCGGGCACCTACCCCCCGGCCGTCGTGCGCGCCCGTTTCCACCCCGTCGACTGGGACGAGGTCGACGGCATCATGCAGCTCTCCGTCGCGCAGGACACCCTCGGCGAGTTCCGGCTGCGTGTCTTGGACGGAGACGGCCGGATCGTGCGCACCGTGCGCAGCCGCTCCCGTTCGACGTTCGACCCCGTCCGCCAGGTGTACGACATGATCGGCACCCTCCAGGAGGTCACCGAGCCCTCGCCGGGAGCCGCCGCGCGCACCCCGGTCACCGGTGACCGGCGGCGCTCCCGGGAGGCGTTCCTGCTGGACGCGGGCCGGGCGCTGGCCGAGGCCCGCTCCACGGCGGAGGTGCTGCGGGTCGCGGCCGGTCTGTCGATGCCGGGGTTCTCACCGGACGGGCTCGCGGTGTTCGGCGTGGAGGCCGACCGGCTGACGGTCATCGGCCACCACGGGCAGCAGCCCGGCGACGAGGAGCCCTTCACCTACATGCCGCTGGAGACGGACTACCCGGCGGCGGAGGTGGTGCGCACCGGCCGGGCGGTGTATCTGTCCGCGCCCGAGCAGTACAGGTCCCGCTATCCGCTCACCTGGCCGCTCGCCGAGCACTTCGGCCGGAAGTCCTGGGCGTTTCTGCCGCTGACCTTCGCCGGGCGCACGATGGGCGCCTGGATGGCGGCCTTCGCCTACCCGGTGGCGTTCACCCCGGACGAGCGGTCCGTGCTGACCACGGTGGCCCGGATGCTCGCCCAGGCCCTGAGCCGGGCCGGCGCCGCCGAGTCGGAGCGGGAGCTGACGGACGGCCTCCAGCGCTCCATGCTGCCCACCCTGGGCCCCCGGATCCCCGGTATGAGCGTCGCCGCCCGCTACATCCCCACCGGCGGCGGCCTCCAGGTCGGCGGCGACTGGTACGACATGATCCCGCTGCCCGGCGGCACATCCCGGTCCGAGCCCGGGGAAGGCCGGTTCGCGCTGGTCATCGGGGACGTCCAGGGGCACGACGTACGGGCGGCCGGGCTGATGGGCCAGCTGCGGATCGCTCTGCGGGCGTACGCCTCCGAGGGCCACCGGCCCGACGCCGTGCTCTCCCGGGCCTCCCGTTTCCTGCACGGCGTCTCCGCCGCCGACGACGACCCCACGGACCTGCGCTTCGCGACCTGTCTGTACGTCGAGGCGGACCCCGTGACCGGTGTCCTCGACATCGCGCGGGCCGGGCACCCCGACCCGGCGATCCGGATGGCGGACGGCACGGTGCTCAAGCGTCCGACGGCGGGCGGCCTGCCCCTCGGCATCGACCCGGACGCCGACTACCCGACCTCGCGGATCGTCCTCGAACCGGGCGAGACGATGATGCTCTGCACGGACGGCCTGATCGAGACCGGCGGGCACGACCTGGACACCGGCTGGCTGCGCATCCGGTCGATCCTGGAGCGGCAGGACGGCGACCTGGAGCAGCTCGCCGACGCGCTGGTCCAGGCGGTGCACGGGCCGTCCTCCCACCACACCACCGGCCCGCTCGCCGACCGGCGCGAGGACGACATCGCCCTCCTGCTGCTGTGCCGGCAGGGCGACGGGCGGGGCGACGGGGCCGTGCCGGCGCGGCCGGCCGGGCGCCGCACGATGCTCACGGTCGCCCAGGCCGAGCCGGAGCGCGTCGCCGTGGCCCGGCAGCAGCTGCGCGAGTTCCTGCACGACTGGACCTCGCCGGAGCAGGTCGACACCGCGGTGCTGCTGCTCTCGGAGCTGCTCACCAACGTGCTGGTGCACACGGACGCCGACGCGCTGCTGGTCGCGGAGATCATCGGGGAGCCGGACGGCGGGCGGCGGATACGGGTGGAGGTCACCGACGCCGGTGACGATCTGCCGCACCGGCGCAGGCCGGGGGAGCTGGCCTCGTCCGGCCGGGGGCTGCTGCTGATCGAGCTGCTGGCCCAGGCCTGGGGGGTGTATCCGCGCGGCGAGGGCAAGAGCATCTGGTTCGAGCTCCACCAGCCGGGACGGACGACCGGCTGACGCCCGCGCCGAGGCGGGCGCGGATCGGCGAACGACCTGCACGCGGCGCCCCGAGGCGGTGCCTCAGGCCTTCGGCGGACCGGTCGCGCCGCCGGTGCGCAGTTCGTGCGCCACCCCGAAGGCGGCGGCGGTCAGCGGCACCGCGAGCAGCATGCCGAGGATGCCCGCGACGGACGCCCCGGCGGTGATGGTCAGCATCACGGCCGCGGGATGCATCTGCACCGTCCGGCTCTGGATCATCGGCTGGAGCACATGCCCCTCCAGCACCTGCACGGCGAGCACCACCCCGAGCACCCACAGCGCGATGACGAACCCCCGGTCGGCGAGCGCGACCAGCACCGCGACCGCGCCGGAGAGGAAGGCGCCGAGGTAGGGGATGTAGGCGCCGACGAAGACCAGTGCGCCGAGCCCCGCGGCACCCGGCACTCTGAGCACCAGCAGCCCGACGGTGATGCAGACGGCGTCGATGAACGCGATGAAGGTGGTCCCGCGCATGAACCCTTCGACGGCCCGGTAGGCGCGCCGTGCCATGGCCTCCAGGGTGTCGGCTCGCCCGTGCGGGGCGAGCGCGCGCAGGGTGCCGGCGGCCCGGTCGGAGTCCCGCAGGAAGAAGAAGACCAGCAGCAGCGCGAGGACCGCGACGGCGATCGTCTCGCCGACGACGCTGACCCCGCTGATGACGCCCGACGCCGCCGTTCCGCCGAACTTGGCCAGCAGCTCGCGGCCGTTGGACAGGATGTCGTCCAGGGAGGTCCCGGCGGCCCCGAAGTGCTCCGTGAGTCCGCGGGCGGCCCGTCTGAGCGAGGCCACGATCTGGTCGCCGCTGTCGATGAGCGCGGCGACGACGATGTACACGGCCCCGCCGACCACCGCCACCACGGCCACGCAGGTGAGTGCCGCCGCGACCGACCGGTTGACGCGCGCGTCGACCAGCCGCCGGTGGAGGGGCCCGAGCAGCGCGGTGCCGAGCAGGGCCAGCAGCACCGGCACCACGGCCGTCCGCAGCGCGCCGCACAGCAGGATCCCGACGTAGCCGACCCCGGCGACGAGCAGGATGGCGGCGCACCACTGGGCGATCCTGCGGACGGGTTCGGGAAGCAGCTGCACCCGTCCAGACGATCACGCCACGGGCGGGCTGTCCTGCGCGGACGGCCCGCCCGGGTGACGGAGCGTCAGCCGAGGGTGCCCCGGCCGACGCTCACGCGCGGTCAGTCCTGCGGACCGTCGCCCGACATGCCGTGCACGGCCGGGACGGTGCCGAGGCGGCCCTTCTGGAAGTCCTCGAAGGCCTGCTGAAGCTCCTCGCGGGTGTTCATCACGAACGGCCCGTAGTGCGCCATCGGCTCGCGGATCGGCTTGCCGCCGAGGAGGACGACCTCCAGGTCCGGCGTGTTGGAGTCCTGCTGCTCGTCCGCGCGGACGGTCAGCGAGCCGCCGGCGCCGAAGACGGCGGTCTGGCCCTTGTGAACCGGACGGCGGTCGGTGCCGACCGCGCCGCGGCCCGCGAGGACGTAGGCGAGGCCGTTGAAGTCCTCACGCCACGGCAGGGTGATCTCCGCGCCGGGCGCCAGCGTCGCGTGGATCATCGTGATCGGGGTGTGCGTGGCGCCGGGGCCCTCGTGACCGTCGAGCTCACCGGCGATGACGCGGATCAGCGCGCCGCCGTCGGGGGAGGTGAGCAGTTGGACGCTGCCGCCGCGGATGTCCTGGTACTTGGGCGGCATCATCTTGTCCTTGGCCGGGAGGTTCACCCACAGCTGGAGGCCGTGGAAGAGGCCGCCGGACATGACCAGGTGCTCCGGCGGGGCCTCGATGTGCAGCAGTCCGGAGCCCGCGGTCATCCACTGGGTGTCACCGTTGGTGATGGTGCCGCCACCGCCGTGGGAGTCCTGGTGGTCGAAGATGCCGTCGATGATGTAGGTGACGGTCTCGAAGCCGCGGTGCGGGTGCCAGGGGGTGCCCTTGGGCTCTCCCGGCGCGTAGTCCACCTCTCCCATCTGGTCCATCATGATGAACGGGTCGAGATGGCGGTAGTTGATCCCGGCGAACGCTCGGCGCACCGGGAAGCCCTCACCCTCGAAACCGCTCGGCGCGGTGGTGACGGCCAGCACGGGGCGTGCCACGGCGTCGGCGGGTGCGGCCACGCGGGGCAGCGTGAGCGGGTTCTCGACGGTCACTGCAGGCATGTCGGTACCTCCTTGTGCTCCGAGTTTAGTTGAGCATTGAACTTTCTGCCACCCTGAACAGAGAAAGCCCGGAGGGCATTCCCTCCGGGCCATCTCATCGTCCGGTCCGTTAATTGCTGAAGTAGAGGTACTTCCACGAGCCGTACGTCGTGGAGTTCACGTTGTCACCGGACGAACCGTTCACGTACACCGACCGCATCCGCGCCCGGATGCCCGACTCGCCGGGCGCCCCGAGGCTCACGGCCGACTTGCCGTTGGTTCCGAGCGGGAAGTACTGCGAGTCCCCGGAGTACCACCGGCCGTCGTAGTAGACCTGGAGGTCGAAGCGCTGCTGACGACCCGGGTAGTAGGTCATCGTCGTGGTGAGCAGCGGGTCGGTGTTCTTGCGGAACCAGTAGTACGTCGTCGAGCCGATCTTGCCGGTCTTGTAGTGCCGCGAGACGGCGGTGGAGACCTTGACCCGGGCGTAGCCCGTGGACTTCACCGTCTTCGGCTTGTACCGGGCGTCGCCCTTGAAGACCGCGGTGACGACGGTGTCCCGGGTCATGTCGACCCAGGCGGAGATGTTGCCCTTGGAGTCGACCCGCCCGACCTTGATCCGCTTGTCGGGCCGGTCGCCGCCGTACGGGTTCGCCCAGATCTCGACGGAGCGGTTCTTGTAGGTCGTCCCGAGGTGGGCGGTGAACTTGGCGTCGGTGCCGTAGTTGTACACCTTGCCGTTGTTGTTCAGGCTCAGCGAGGTCGAGGCGCGGGAGACCGTCACCTTGTCGGAGGCGCTGACCGCGGTGTGCTCCGCGTCGCCCGCGTAGGAGACCTTGTAGGTGACCGTGCCGCCGGCCGGCGGGGTGTCCGTGAAGGAGTACGTGCCGTCCGACTTCACCGTGACGGCGGGGAGCGCCTTGCCGCTCGGGCTCTCCAGGTCGGTACGGGTGACCGCCAGCTTCACCCCGCTCGGCAGCGGCACCGTCGCCGTGATCCAGCCGGTGACGGTGAGCTTCTTGGCGCGGGTGGCCGTGGACGGGGCGTTCACCGAGAGCGTCGGCACGTTCATCGTCGGCTCGGTGAGCGCCTTGAGGGTGTAGCCCCCGCCGGTACCGGCCAGGACGAAGACCCGCGCGGAGTCCGGCGACCACGCCAGGTCGCCCGCGCCGTAGCTGCTGCTGGTGGTGTAGGTGCGCAGCGGCGCTCCGGCGTCGGGCCGGTACACCGCGACCTTGCCGCCGTTGACCTGGGCGACCAGCCCGTTCGCGGCGACGTCGGCAAACTGCCCGGACGGGTAGGACCCGGCCTTCGTGAACCCGCCGTTCGCGTACGCGTCCCGGTCGTGGCCGTTGACCAGCACCTGGGCGGCGCCGGGCACCAGGTCGATGTCCCGGATGCCGTCGTTGAGCGAGTAGTCGCCGTGGTGCCAGGCGACCTCCTGCGCGGTGCCGCCGGACACGTCCAGGACGGCCATCGCGCTCGTGGACAGCCCGGTCTCCCCGACCGCCAGCAGCCCGGGGCTGTTCGGGTCGGTGTCGAGCAGCACCTGGCCCCAGACCTTGCCCGGGTACTGGCCGAGCGCCACCGGGTCGGCCCCGCTCGACGGGTCCACCGCCGGGTCGACCGAACCGAGGTCGCCGTCCCACTGGTCGCCGTAGGAGAACCAGGCCTTGCCGCCGGCGAAGGCGACGTACCGCGGTCCGGTGTCGGTGGCGACCGGGTGGCGCTGCTTGATGTCGAGGGTGGCCGGATCGAGGGCCACGATCTCGTGCCGGTCGGGTGCCGCGGCGTACAGGGTGCTGCCGTCGTCCGAGAGCGCCAGGTCGGAGACCGCGCCGATGCCGGTCACCCGGTCGACGACGGTGCCGGAGTAGTCGGCCGCCACGATCGCTCCGGCCGAGGCGTCGCCGACGAAGACCCGCTGCTGGGCGCCGTCCACGGCGATCCCGCCGGGTGTGGTGACCGTCGCGGCGGCCGCCGACGCGGAGCCGGCCGACAGGGCGGTCAGCGCCGCCGAGCTGAACAGGACCGCGAGTGCCGTCGCGGCCGAGGTGCTGCGCATGCGCACAGTGATGAAACCCCCACAGGAATACCCGGTTCTCACCGGGAGATGAGAGCGCCGCGCGACACCCGGGGCGACCGCCGGCAGGCGGTGGCGCACGGGGCGCGGCTGCCGGGGCAGCCTAAGGCATGGCTCTGACAATCGGGGAGGGGATTTTCGCCGGGCCGGGCGGTCAGCCGTACATCCTGCGCATCGCGAAGTCGACCATCTCCTCCACGGCCTTCGCGTCGAAGACCATGCGGTGCTCGCCCTCCATGTCGACGACGAAGCCGTACCCGGTGGGCAGCAGGTCGATCACCTCGGCGCCGGTGATCACGAAGTACTTGGACTCCTTGCCCGCGTACCGGCGCAGTTCCTTGAGCGAGGTGAACATCGGGATCACCGGCTGCTGGGTGTTGTGCAGGGCGAGGAAGCCGGGATTGTCGCCGCGCGGGCAGTACACCTTCGACGTCGCGAAGACCTGCTGGAAGTCCTCGGCGGCCATCTGTCCGGTGGTGAAGGCGCGCACCGCGTCCGCGAGCGACGGCGGGGACGGCTCCGGGTACAGCGGCGGCTGCTGGCCATAACCGCCGACACCGCCGGGCTGCTGCGGCTGGGCGTACTGCTGCTGCGCAGCGCCGCCGTCCATGGGCTGGCCGTATCCGTACATGAGCGCAAGCGTACCGAGCGCGCGGCACCGCCCGTGGGGGCATGACGAGTTCACGGCCGGGGCCGGGCCCCGAGCAGGGCGCGGCCCGCCGCTGCGGTGGGCCCTGTCACAGATGGCCGGAACGGGGTTGCGTCTTATTACCGACGGGTAGCATCATCTTAGCTACTTGTTGGTACGTGAACTAGATGCGAGGAGCCAGTGCCTCGCCGATCTCCTACGGAGCTGTCGTTATGGGGCACTACAAGTCGAATCTCCGCGACATCGAGTTCAACCTCTTCGAAGTCCTCGGGCGGGACAAGCTGTACGGCACCGGCCCGTTCGAGGAGATGGACGTCGACACCGCCAAGAGCATCCTCGACGAGCTGACCCGGCTGGCGGAGAACGAGCTGGCCGAGTCCTTCACCGACGCCGACCGCAACCCGCCGGTCTTCGACCCGGAGAACAACACCGCGCCGGTCCCCGCGTCCTTCAAGAAGAGCTACCAGGCCTTCATGGACTCCGAGTACTGGCGCCTCGGCCTGCCCGAGGGCATCGGCGGCACCACGGCTCCCCCGTCGCTGATCTGGTCGTACGCGGAGCTGGTCCTCGGCGCCAACCCGGCCGTGTGGATGTACTCCTCCGGCCCCGCCTTCGCCGGAATCCTGCACGACGAGGGCAACGACGCCCAGAAGGAGATCGCCCGGATCGCCGTCGAGAAGCAGTGGGGATCCACCATGGTCCTCACCGAGCCCGACGCCGGCTCGGACGTCGGCGCCGGCCGCACCAAGGCCGTGCCGCAGGAGGACGGCTCCTGGCACATCGAGGGCGTGAAGCGCTTCATCACCTCGGGT
Coding sequences:
- the aspS gene encoding aspartate--tRNA ligase encodes the protein MHRYRSHTCGELRASDVGTDVRLSGWLHNRRDLGGILFIDLRDHYGITQLVARPGTPAYEALDKVTKESTVRVDGKVVSRGAENVNPELPTGEVEVEVGEVELLGAAQPLPFTINAEDGVNEERRLEYRFLDLRRERMHRNIMLRTAVISAIRHKMTALGFNEMATPILSATSPEGARDFVVPSRLNPGKFYALPQAPQQFKQLLMISGFDRYFQIAPCFRDEDARADRSPGEFYQLDVEMSFVEQEDVFQPIEQLMTELFEEFGNGRHVTSPFPRIPFREAMLKYGSDKPDLRAQLELVDITDVFEGSDFKAFAGKHVRALAVPAVQDQPRKFFDQLGDFAVSQGAKGLAWVRVAEDGSLSGPIAKFLTEENVKVLTERLGLEAGHAVFFGAGEFDEVSKIMGAVRVEAAKRAGQFEENVFRFCWIVDFPMYEKDEETGAIDFSHNPFSMPQGGLEALETQDPLDILGWQYDIVCNGVELSSGAIRNHEPDIMLKAFEIAGYDRETVEEKFAGMLRAFRFGAPPHGGIAPGVDRIVMLLADEPNIRETIAFPLNGNAQDLMMGAPTELEEARLRELHLSVRKPQPK
- a CDS encoding ATP-binding SpoIIE family protein phosphatase, whose translation is MRTGEPLPAVEDVLTSLATGVWHWDSVAKQITVDAEAGRLLGLPAEPGTYPPAVVRARFHPVDWDEVDGIMQLSVAQDTLGEFRLRVLDGDGRIVRTVRSRSRSTFDPVRQVYDMIGTLQEVTEPSPGAAARTPVTGDRRRSREAFLLDAGRALAEARSTAEVLRVAAGLSMPGFSPDGLAVFGVEADRLTVIGHHGQQPGDEEPFTYMPLETDYPAAEVVRTGRAVYLSAPEQYRSRYPLTWPLAEHFGRKSWAFLPLTFAGRTMGAWMAAFAYPVAFTPDERSVLTTVARMLAQALSRAGAAESERELTDGLQRSMLPTLGPRIPGMSVAARYIPTGGGLQVGGDWYDMIPLPGGTSRSEPGEGRFALVIGDVQGHDVRAAGLMGQLRIALRAYASEGHRPDAVLSRASRFLHGVSAADDDPTDLRFATCLYVEADPVTGVLDIARAGHPDPAIRMADGTVLKRPTAGGLPLGIDPDADYPTSRIVLEPGETMMLCTDGLIETGGHDLDTGWLRIRSILERQDGDLEQLADALVQAVHGPSSHHTTGPLADRREDDIALLLLCRQGDGRGDGAVPARPAGRRTMLTVAQAEPERVAVARQQLREFLHDWTSPEQVDTAVLLLSELLTNVLVHTDADALLVAEIIGEPDGGRRIRVEVTDAGDDLPHRRRPGELASSGRGLLLIELLAQAWGVYPRGEGKSIWFELHQPGRTTG
- a CDS encoding AI-2E family transporter, with the translated sequence MQLLPEPVRRIAQWCAAILLVAGVGYVGILLCGALRTAVVPVLLALLGTALLGPLHRRLVDARVNRSVAAALTCVAVVAVVGGAVYIVVAALIDSGDQIVASLRRAARGLTEHFGAAGTSLDDILSNGRELLAKFGGTAASGVISGVSVVGETIAVAVLALLLVFFFLRDSDRAAGTLRALAPHGRADTLEAMARRAYRAVEGFMRGTTFIAFIDAVCITVGLLVLRVPGAAGLGALVFVGAYIPYLGAFLSGAVAVLVALADRGFVIALWVLGVVLAVQVLEGHVLQPMIQSRTVQMHPAAVMLTITAGASVAGILGMLLAVPLTAAAFGVAHELRTGGATGPPKA
- a CDS encoding pirin family protein, with the protein product MPAVTVENPLTLPRVAAPADAVARPVLAVTTAPSGFEGEGFPVRRAFAGINYRHLDPFIMMDQMGEVDYAPGEPKGTPWHPHRGFETVTYIIDGIFDHQDSHGGGGTITNGDTQWMTAGSGLLHIEAPPEHLVMSGGLFHGLQLWVNLPAKDKMMPPKYQDIRGGSVQLLTSPDGGALIRVIAGELDGHEGPGATHTPITMIHATLAPGAEITLPWREDFNGLAYVLAGRGAVGTDRRPVHKGQTAVFGAGGSLTVRADEQQDSNTPDLEVVLLGGKPIREPMAHYGPFVMNTREELQQAFEDFQKGRLGTVPAVHGMSGDGPQD
- a CDS encoding YncE family protein; its protein translation is MRSTSAATALAVLFSSAALTALSAGSASAAAATVTTPGGIAVDGAQQRVFVGDASAGAIVAADYSGTVVDRVTGIGAVSDLALSDDGSTLYAAAPDRHEIVALDPATLDIKQRHPVATDTGPRYVAFAGGKAWFSYGDQWDGDLGSVDPAVDPSSGADPVALGQYPGKVWGQVLLDTDPNSPGLLAVGETGLSTSAMAVLDVSGGTAQEVAWHHGDYSLNDGIRDIDLVPGAAQVLVNGHDRDAYANGGFTKAGSYPSGQFADVAANGLVAQVNGGKVAVYRPDAGAPLRTYTTSSSYGAGDLAWSPDSARVFVLAGTGGGYTLKALTEPTMNVPTLSVNAPSTATRAKKLTVTGWITATVPLPSGVKLAVTRTDLESPSGKALPAVTVKSDGTYSFTDTPPAGGTVTYKVSYAGDAEHTAVSASDKVTVSRASTSLSLNNNGKVYNYGTDAKFTAHLGTTYKNRSVEIWANPYGGDRPDKRIKVGRVDSKGNISAWVDMTRDTVVTAVFKGDARYKPKTVKSTGYARVKVSTAVSRHYKTGKIGSTTYYWFRKNTDPLLTTTMTYYPGRQQRFDLQVYYDGRWYSGDSQYFPLGTNGKSAVSLGAPGESGIRARMRSVYVNGSSGDNVNSTTYGSWKYLYFSN
- a CDS encoding SseB family protein is translated as MYGYGQPMDGGAAQQQYAQPQQPGGVGGYGQQPPLYPEPSPPSLADAVRAFTTGQMAAEDFQQVFATSKVYCPRGDNPGFLALHNTQQPVIPMFTSLKELRRYAGKESKYFVITGAEVIDLLPTGYGFVVDMEGEHRMVFDAKAVEEMVDFAMRRMYG